GCTGCCTTTCACTGCCTCCAACAGGCTGCGGGACAGCCCACCTCCGCAAGACGCAGCCCCTCCAACAGGGCCAAACCACCTGTTTGATTTTCTCatgaaggggtggggggggcACGGCAAGAAAGAATAAAGAGAATGGGAGAAAGCAGAGGAATGTGCTCTGTTAATTCTGTTCACGAGTGTCTCCTTCTCTTCATTCAACTTTCTCCAGAAACCCCCTCAGCagcgcacacatacacaccagaGTAATTTAGAGTCTATGCTCACAGATGTACGGCAGTAGAGGACGATGGTGTGAACGTACCACACACACAATGTTCACCCATTCTCCTTTTGTTACTGTAACCCCCCCGGAACAATGcaaagaagaaaagaagaatGTCAAAGAACTGGGGCACCTTCTGCTGCCTGTTGCACACAATTGGATTCCTGCAAGTCAAGCCTGGTagatacatgtgtgtgtgtgtgtccaagTGTATGGCGTTGCTCGGGTCTGGCTGTGGGAAAAGAGGTAGCgtcactgtatgtgtgtgtgtgtgtgtgtttgtgcagggGACACATTCTTGTACCGTGAGAATGCCCAGGGGAGATGGGATGCATCCTTTGCATCCAGATTGTAGCCTCATTCATTCCCATTCCCGTGGTCATTCCTATGGACACTCAGGCTTGTTccctaaatagggacatagtagtatacttaaagtatgatgtaaagttcacttaaagaaaacttccgagtatacttgcagtataaaactactaaactagtagtttactgagactatacttcaaattGTACTAAACATGCTACTAcatgtatttaattagtaaactatcagtatacctataagttcactttaagtatagttgcagtacaagctaaaaacattgatgtaaactagttgtgtactcaaagtttactacagttatacttaaagtatacttaaaagtgtacttttatatactagaaagtgggccaatttagtcccaaagagtattgaaatagtacacttacaagtatacttctagtacactgatatttgtatacttactacataaagtatacttaaaaatatacttgaactttacttaagtatacttaataaaataaacttgaagtatactactttttggtaaaggGTAGTGCTGAgatccaactaaagatatactatAATTGCTCAAAtgttatgaataaaaatatcttgataTTATACAGATATCATACAACCCTTATTAATAATGACATTAAAACGCATTTTAGGCacaatattaagaaatgttcattgtgcaataaagaaatactccaaataaagtttaattaattttttttatatcaataagTCTTAAGTGATATGTTAATTGATTACTCagtatgaaataaatttatttaaaataaatcatagcataggtttttttttactagggtgAGATTGACAGATTTTTCCACTCTTATAGGAGTTGGctgaatttacattttgtacCTACATAAAACAGGTGAAAGGTTGAATTTTAGCTGTATTATATTTAACAGCCCAGCCCTGCCATATGGCAGATGGGCAGCTGAAGTGATCCAGCTTTAGGCAGTGAGTGTACACTTTTAAACTTATAGGCAAAATGGCTGATGAGCTTCACTTGTATTAAAGCTGCAGGCTAAACACCTGTGCAgagggtgtatgtgtgtgtgtgagaaacacagggtgagtgtgtgtattttaaGGTGTGGCTAACTGCCTTGGCTCTGTGGACAAACAGCCTCACAGCAGCACCTGATACATGTGAGTTTCTGGTTACCTCtttctgatgtgatttcaaACCTATTTACACTTTAATAAAGGAATGAAACCAATGAGTCAAAACCAAACAATTCTTGCCTGCAGACTCAATTGCTTCACTGCCTTCTGCCATTCCTCACACCTGTTGATCCCGAGGCTTACGAAGCGGTCGCAAACATTTCTAAAAGTATGACGTCGTCCCCACAGTCGAGCAAGTCAGCTTTTATATGCAAGAACAAAACATGATTATTACCAACATAATTCAAAAACAATCACTAATTGtgtcttaaaggaatattctgggttcagTAAGGTTAAGCTTAATCGACAAGCTTAACTGTGGCACAATGTTGACAACCACAAAAATAccacagaaaaaacaaaaggcAAAACCTAGGTTAGGGTGAGGcacttaaaatgaaattttgaagtcTCCAAGAAATATGACTcttaaaatgcatacatttctgcaaaaattgttattatttgagCTGTAATGTCGTTCTCATAAGTTTTATGGTCATTTTAGGCTTTAAATCATATATAACTTCTCATCAAAAGTGTTAGCATTTTTTCACACTAAAATCATGTTAACACATATTAACACATTATAGCTTTGCTGTTGAAATGGTGAGTATTTTAAGATTTTCAGAGTGGCCCGattcacttttatttctgtggtaatcaacattatCCCACAAGTGCctagaatattcctttaatggcCATACAAGTCAAATCAAAGTATCTTGAGAGAGTGCCGTACCACCCAGAGGGGAACGATCTTACAATCCAcaataatccagattacatagATGCAATACTGAAAACAAAAGAGCTGGAAAGGTCTGTTCAGTGTCAACGCCGGCGGCCATTTATCAGAACCATCAACGGGTTTCATTCTCAGGCGACTGGCACAATACGCTCTGACAAACAGGAGGGCTTCCCATTCTTTGAGACTGCCACTGGGAAAACGGATTTGAGGAATTAATCTTAGTGTGgagctgaagaggagagagCAACCAGGCTTCGGTATTGTCCCCTTTTCTCTGAATAGGGCTTTGTGAGGGAAGCACAGCTGCCACCATCATCACACCCATCTTTGGGCCGTACTTTCGTCAAGTATCCAGATGGGTTCAGAGGTATTTTCGCACGTAGAGGTATGTGGAGGAAGTCAGGTGATTTAAGCACACAAAGATCTATTAGGTGCAACCCGACCATACCATAAGCAACAAGTTGCGACAAGCTGCGGGACTGTGAATAGTTGCTGATGGCACCTTTTTTGACAGCTTCATACAGTAACGGAAATAGCACTGCACCTGACACACAGGGAGCTTTGGGTTTAGAATAGAACGAGCAGAAGCTCTCCAGAGGGTCTCTGGCTAAATGGCCTCTGTCCCTCTCCCCTGCTGGTGGTGACAGCTGCCCGGTAGTAAGGGTCTTCCCTCCAAAACTTGGCCATTATACCCCAGCTGTGAGCAGCTGGTCtcccataaacacacacacacacacacacacatcctctGGATCTGCCTATTCAATGGCAATGTGATGTAAATGAGGGCAGGGCGAGAACATCATTCAGCTTTTCTTGCTTTGAGGTGGGACCAGAGTCATCTAAACATCTTTAACAATCAACTTCTATCCACCTGGAGTGATTTTAAGACTTTTgaatgcacataaaaaaaaatcacgtaATGCCAAAAAGGTTCAGCAGTTACATTAGTGAAATTCATTAGTGTCAATAGTGTAGCTTAGGGTGACCATACGCCCTCTTTTTCCAGGAAATTTCCTAAAATGAATTTGTTTTCATATTGACATGTTCTTTACAGTCCTTGTACATTATATGTAAGCGCATTTGCATTGCTTTGACTGTAGATCCCACCTTCTCACGCACTGAGCCTGGATGTTATTGGTCAACTTTTTCAGTCATTACCTCCGCCAAGTATGAAAATAGGAAAACAAAGGCAAAATCTGGATATTTTATGGTCACTTTCAAACtgagcagctttctgttggccTGCGCAAAACAGTTGCAAAATCTGCGAAGGGATTGTgtggattcctattgaaatgactggatttggCCAGCAGAAATTCACCAAACAGTGGCAAATGTGACCGCAGCTTTAGTGTCCACGCTTTGTTTACAACGCGCAGACCGGACGTTACCACCACTTGGGATCTATCAGAAGCTCTGCCTTCTGTTGCTTTTCGAGGATGTTAATATGGTGCTGTCTGGTTGCATTTATTACCCCACTAACAGCACAAAACAAATGTCTATTCCCAGAAGATGACGCAGTCACAGATTAACTCGAAGAAGGAGAGCTGTCGCCAATGAGCATGAGAAAAAAGGAGGAggaaaacaaaatgtgtttgtgtgcgtgggGGGTGGCGGGGGGCATCCAGGGGACAGAAAGAGCTCCGACATTATTAGATTTGCAACAAGCCGCAACACTGCCGCCCTTTGTGTACTGGCCTCCTCCCCCGTCCCATCCCGTGCGCCTCCCGAAGTCCAGAGCTTGTCTCCTCCCTCTCCGTAACCCTGGCTCTCCTGTCCCATCCCTTCCCAGAGGTCCAAGTCCTCTCCAGGCAATCTCCAATGAAGTGGAAACGATCCCGGGACACAATGCTCACTTTCTGAATGGGGCTTCAGCATACCACCGGTGCTCTGTCACCAGCAGATGGGGAGCTAATTAGGAGCCATTAAGGCACATTGATAGTGTGTGTGGTAGCCAGGCGGAGAGGGTGGAGTGTGAAAGTGTGTGGCAAGCGGGGACACCGGCATTCACAAGCTGCTACCGCAGGACCACTATGTAGAACAGAGTGGTATATGTCAGGAGCGTTGACATATCATCAGGACCGAGACATTATGATGTCAAACAGTGTGCATCTGACACTATATAATAAATGCAAAGTGGAACTGGAATTTGAATTTTCAAAGTAAAGTCAAAATGTAACGAAAGTAGCAGTAgatcttttttttctgtagtgCGATGTACATCCGAGTAGAACAAATTATcgaaaagaataaaatgtaaaacagggCCTTCATTCTGTAGGGAGGAAGATTGATTGCATGAAAAGGGCAACCAAAATGATCGATccagttatgacattttgataaaaAGAATCATGGATGAATCACAATAAGAGCGATACATCCTATTTGAAAACAGCAATAACATGCTTTTTGAAAATAGATAgggtgaaaataaaaaaataaaaaagcatcaGCCAACTGCAAAATGTAATGACTTTGCTTTTCGGCTGACATTGCTTAGGCCTCACTTAGGCCTCAGAATATTCCACCATATTCTGtttgaaaatgtgaaataatcTCCAAATAGTTATTAagcaaacatttattatttttggctTTTAACGGCCACCATCCAATCAATTCCCAAAGGATAAAATCAGTTCCCACCCAACATTTCAGAAATACATCATCCTACAGAAGTCATGTGTTGTGAAAAGCTATTCCATTGACTTTATGTCGTATGACTCACAAAAGCTAATTAGGTCATTTTATGTCTGTTCCTAGTGAACTCTTGTCTTATTGCGTTTTGCATTGAACACTTCCTTTCTCTGTCTACTGCTTTGTGTAACTGTGCTGTGAATTAAAGAGTCCATAGCCAGCTGATGACACAGCACAGAACACTACAGCCTTGTCAGACAGCCATCACATGACTTCTGACAGGATGTGATTCCCTCGAGGACAATTATCAGAGGCCACTCTTCCCATGAGAGGGAGAAGTCAAAGATACATGCAGATGctacaagaagaagaagagcatTCACACTCATCCTGTACCAGATTTTTCTGCTGTACAACATATTGTGAGAAATAACCAGCCATAAATCAGATCAGGGTAAAATCAGGACAAGAACaacttatataaataatttatattgggttcaccatttaaaaaataagctttattttacacatttcaaACAGAATATGCATGTAGTACTAAAACTATAGGCACACTATAGATGTAGAGAAGATGCAAATAAAAACGAGCGATTGCTGTCCAGTGGCTAGCATAGGAGGACATCAAACAATAAAGCATAAATAATTTGCAACTTCTTTGAACTTCCTTTCTCTGCTTCTAAGaatatgttttgtattttatcgAGAGTTCATAAgggtgtgcgagtgtgtgtcaGGGGGATGTTACACTCTTTGCCTCTCTTTGCCTTGATGTGCAGTAAACAGGCTTTGGAGAGCCCAGCTGTGAGGGCTTATTGTTGGAGTCGGTAGGAAGTGCTGATAGCTTGCGCAGCTGAACAAAAGCGGGATGAGCGAGTGGAGGGGCGCTCCAGACTCGTCGGCTCCAGCCGAGATTCTCTCTCACAGTCCCGATACTGCACTCCCATTGTTCAGCTCCTCCTCCGCCTCCCCTCAACCCCGCTCAGCTGTGACCGAGCCAGAAACGCTCCAGTCCCTCTAACTCCTGCAGGATGTACGAGCCATCGGTAAAAACAACGTGTGCACGTTCATGCACGTGCATTTAGgcattattttgaaataaaaatattatgaatgcattttttttttttacacattgcAACTTTATTAGGATATTTAACCACGAAGGTATTCTCTGTTTTATCATTTTCTTGTCACAGCAAAATGGCTTCTTGCatgtaaaaattgtatttcttatttgccaaatattaaaataatatgcacatcttcctattttttttaaagaaataaaaaaaaaagttaatgttaaaatgtaatgtatttttgtgcGGTCAAAAATAATTACTGTAACATTCGAAAACAGTTCATTCGCTtccttaaaattgcaataaaataaaagggtCTCtggaatctaaaaaaaaaaaaaaaacctctggcTCAATAGGCTATTTTTCACTTTGTCTCTCACTTTTGTGTCTTTACAAGAGTCTTTCGGGGCGACAATGGCAGTTTGCAGGTGCGCGGAGCGGTAATCGCATCAGAGGTTTGAAGTGATAAATGAGCGCTGACCAGTTTGTTCTCAGGATTCCGCAGCGCGCAGGTGAATGGGGGAGAGTGGAGGGATGCTAGCCTGTTGTTTGTTGTTGCTATAGAGACCGCCCGCTCGGCGCCAGGCTGACAGGCGTCAAGGCTCGAATGAATGGGTGACGTCACGGCGCTGGCGCCCGGCAGTCTGCTTGGGTTTGTTTGGACAATCTGGGGGAAGAATCAGAGCACAGCAATGCAAAGtgatgtgagtgagtgagcgagTGCGCGCTCAAGGCGACGCGCACATATGAAGGAATTTGGAAGTTTGCGCGAGGAAACGCATTCAAAGAAAGACAATGAGTCGATCTTTGGTGCATggaaaataaacagaaagagacacatttgaataaaaatgagaTTGTGGCAAGACTCAATTGCACTATAAGCCTTAGCACTATACAAGTGATGCACTTAATGTTGGTTAATGGACTATGAATACTTTATGTGCATACAAAATAGTTTAAAGCTGGTGAAAAAGTTTACATTAGCCCAGCATGCAAACTTATAATTAGGCAACAGTTCACAATAAATGTATTGTGTATTGAAACATGAAATCTCATATCATGCACTGTTGAACCACGATTTTATCAGATTTTATACAAaccacaaaacaaatatttgataTTAAGCAACGATTTATTAATGCATAACTTTTTGGtttaaaatgcattgtaaaaatATAAGTCTGAAATTCTTGCAAAGCGATATGTTATCATAAACAGTGTGTTTGGTATAGCCTACTCCTTTATACTCTTCTTCTAAAAAACAGTGAagcaaaaagtttatttttaaaaattaaaaaaaagtttaaggtcagcgaagttttaatatattatcagcctaatgttttaaaaatatttgttggtGAAATAAATGCCACTGTCTGTGGCATAACTAAAATGCCTGAAGTCATTTTGTTGTCatgtgacaataaaataatcCCAGAGACGATCCCTTAGTCACTAATGTCAGGGttattaatttaatagaaaaaaatatgtttcgTTCAGGTTGTTATTGTCCAACAAATTCATAatataggctattattattgttgttgttattattatttttatagcttaaaatatgttatgttggCCGTATATTCATGCACGTGTTCAACGTGCACAGTTCGCCCAGTAATAACAGAAATGCCTGTGACAAGTAGTAAATAGatggaaacaaagatgctgaTGAAACATTTTACAGTGCGCTTTGTTTCTTGAAGCAGCCCACATACGAAGAAAGCATGTTTAATTTGAAAGTAATAACTGGTGCCTGTTGATCCTGGACCACCCCCACCCTGCGCTTGATCTGTCTGCTTCACCTGTGGAGTGCACAGACAGCTGGATACCCACAGATCATTCGCAGAAGACACACATTTGTTTCCATTTGTAACACCATCCCCCAAAGCATATTGTAACTGCGATAACAGAGCCGCGCCGTCATTGGCTGAGCGAGCTACTCCGGTGAAACCCCATTGGCCCAAACCTGCAAACACGAGTGTTTGGTGACGCCCACAAGCGCCGACATCCTTTAAATACCGAACAGCTCGGGTCCGCAAGCATGTGGTGAACTGTCATCGCACTCTCGACGCCTCAAGACCCTAAAGGAGTACGAGCGTATCGcctcagctcagctcagctcatCTCTTTGACTTAACCGTCAACCTTTacatccaaaatgaaagttGTGGGACCTACCTGCGCGCTGAAGAGCAGCAAAGTTGGAGGGGAAGATGTTGTCCGCTGCCTCTCTGACCAGAGCCTGGCCATCTCCAAATGCAAAATCCCGCTGCTAGACGAGCAAATGACCATGTTTCTTCAGGACATGAACAGCTGCTACAGCAAACTGAAAGAGCTGGTGCCCACGCTACCGACCAACAAGAAAGCCAGCAAGATGGAGATCCTGCAGCACGTTATTGATTACATCTGGGACTTGCAGGTGGAGCTGGAAAGCAAGAAGAACCAGAGCTCCGCTCCCAGAACTCCCCTCACGACTCTGAACGCGGAACTGGCCAGCATTTCTGTTGAGgtgaatattcaaatatatagcTTGTGATATTTTGCGCTTAAATAGACGACCTATTCATAT
The Onychostoma macrolepis isolate SWU-2019 chromosome 11, ASM1243209v1, whole genome shotgun sequence genome window above contains:
- the id1 gene encoding DNA-binding protein inhibitor ID-1; its protein translation is MKVVGPTCALKSSKVGGEDVVRCLSDQSLAISKCKIPLLDEQMTMFLQDMNSCYSKLKELVPTLPTNKKASKMEILQHVIDYIWDLQVELESKKNQSSAPRTPLTTLNAELASISVENGCSDDRIMCR